The Mobula birostris isolate sMobBir1 chromosome 7, sMobBir1.hap1, whole genome shotgun sequence region ATTGCCTTCTTAAACACTGTAATGCTTATTGTGATGGTACTTCCATTGTGCTCTTGTGCAGAGTTTTCCAGTGATAGTAACATATTGAGAAGGAATACCTGTAGATAGATTTTTTCTGGAGCTTTTAAAGAGCTTAACCAAATACCACAGAGTATTTGTAGCTAACAAATATGGCTTCATAGTAATTGCAGAAACCAGTTGTTCCTAGTCCAGGGCGCACAGGCAAGCTCTCTACAGTACATGATATtgagcagtaggcaaattgctggAAAAGTAACAGGAGAGAAGGAGAACAGGCCATAAGTACTCAGGGTGTTCAAGAATGAGCTTTTCTAGCTGGTCCTAGCATGGATCAGCAAGTAGAACATTAGGCTTCATTAAGGACCATTGTCCCTGAAAAGTGTGCTTCTCTTCGAAGACTGCCATTATTTTGTACTCGCCACTCAAAATGTTTagccggccagtggtgtagtggtatctgcactggactttgaggcaagtGGTCCCAGATTCGAATTCAGGCGATTCTTTGCATGTTTTCCATCCATGCTGCGTTGAGTGTTGAGCTATCAACTCGGTCTTGTAAAAAATAACAGAcagatgctaaagaaatggcaaggttgccatctgatgcaccacaaggtgcagagaggaacaacaacaactcAAAATATTTGGGGTATTCTGAGGTTAGCACTGGCTGCAAGTTGCAATCATGTTGAAGAGCAGGCAGTACAAAACTGAGATGCTAACAGGTGCAAGTTAATACCACACTGCAATCACTAGACATATTTTCTGGGAATATTGAATTGAATATCTGTGTTTGCTCAATCGATTAGATTCAAGATTTCAGACAAGACAATGATGTATGAAACCTGCTTGAGCGCCTTAATCATCAAAAAAAATAAATGTTTTACAGATTACGTTAATATTAATAATCGTTTGACATCTGTGTTATTGAAAACTCTATTCGAAATAAAATGTATTAACATTTCCTGTTCTATCACTCGCTTTGAGTTAATGGCACCATGTATAGTACATATTTGAGTAATAGTTATACGGAGAACCACCAAGCCTTTGACCCATCCCACTTGTGACATCATTACTTTTATTGCCAAAAATATGGTGCTCTTCTCTCTCCTTGAGTACTTAGATCCCACTCGGAGACTCTCTGTCCAGACAGCACTTGAAGACAGGCAGTGAATGAACTAGGGCTGCCTGCCCAGGCCCAGAAAGCATTAATAGCCGCAATTTGTTCTAAAAGGTAAAGAATGAAACAAATGCTTGTGAAGTAGTATGTCAAACAACAGATATTTTGTTTACAGGCTTTGTACATCTTTCCaaaaatgtattttttaaaaaattactgaaACCTTTAGCTAATGTACAAAGGTTATTAGATTGAGTTAAATAAGACTTCTATTGCATTTATCGGAAAGAATGTGATGGTAGTgtatgcaaacatctgaatacTCTCCAAACTTCCAAACTTTCTCTACTTTTTGGATTTTACTTTACAGGAActaaagttaggaatcaaactTTTAAGTTGGCTAATCAACATATATCAACACATATTGTGAAAATATTTGATTGCCAATATACTTTTCTTCCGGATGCATAGTACTTTTCCAATTACTATTTTTTCAGCAGACTGAATATTATCCTTAAAATTATGGATTTGTATTACATTCTTTCTACTGCTATATCTGTTTATATATTATTCAGAAGACCTTTCTGGGTGGACTTTGTATTATATTTCAATGTATGAATTCATTTTTAATAAAATCTATCAATATGATAGGATTTGTTTATGCAAATGATAAATTGGAATATTTTAGACTATAATGGCTAAGGATATCTAATATTCAAATGATCAAGGATAGTTTTAAATTGATTAAGGCTATTCCACATCAAGAGAATGCATGAAAATTTATGATGTTTTAAAAATGTTTAATGGTTTAAATGtaaatggcttaatgaaacaattACTTCACATCTCTCATCACTAAGTGCCCCATCTAAATAGAAGTCTGAGATCTTGTGACTGAGGCGTGTATGTATACTTTCCTTCTAAAGTTGACAGGAATCATAACCATAAATAGGAATAATGTCTACATTAATTCAAAAAGTATCATATTATTAAACATTCTACTATTTAGAGTTGTTATTTTTCCTATTTTAATCAATTAGTATTAGTGTATTTTTAGACCACGGATTGAAAATTGGTTTGATCTCTTAAAGCCAAATGCTCTGGGAAGTGGTGTTAGTTACATGTGTAAATTAGGCTTTTTTGTAACGTGATGCTACTCTACCGCTTCAAAGTTGCAGAACACAGTCCAGAAGTACAGAGAATTGATTATAATCATGTTTGTTATGCTTGAATATGTAAGAAAAAAACTACAATAGATATgtaattagtttattattattaaagGCTGAATTTCAAGGTTGTTAATATCATGAAGAAACAGTCTGACCAGTATAGGCTTCTATACTGTATTTGCTGGAAATTAGATAGACATATAGATGGATAGTTTGTTGATCCCAAAGTAAATTACAGTGTCTCAGTAGTACTGTATTACGAttacacagatatacaaatattagaagtaaggaagaataaaaaataggttacctttaaaaataaaacagagattaaacagagctctggtaaacagaggttaataacagtctgacaggaggaggtcatcacttTCCCGAatatagattgactcattatagagccgaatggcagagggtaagaatgacctcatctagcgctctttggagcactgcagatgtcttagtctattactgaaagtgctccttgttcagccaaggtggcatacagAAGATGAGCAACActatccagaattgccaggattttccgtaggtccctttgttctaccccaGGCTCcactgtgtccagtttgactcctataacagagccagcctttctaatcagtttgttGAATCTGTGGCATCACCCTTGTTGATgccactgccccagcacaccacattTTGTAGTTAGATTTCAAAATATATTAACTATGGTAAAGCTCTTTTTATTACTGTAGCAAAGTCACAATATTTTCTTTTTGGGGATATTTTGATTGTACCAAGGAGCTCACAGGCTCATTATTCTCAGTTGGTTCGGAAACTTAATGCTAATATTGAGAAATGCCAGGTTTTACATAAAACAGTTTGGAAGCAGTGCTGGTCTTTCTCGTCTGAGTAGTTAATATCATTCCAGCAACATGTCAAACTCCAACTTCTAAAGATCAAATGAAGCTCTATTTTTTCACTCTTTTCAATGCTACTGATACTTATAACTGCTGAGTAAGAATACAAGTTTCCTGCCAGCTGTGAACAGTTTTATGCTGTAGTTGCACATATTCTGTGGATACTATCCAAGGCCATTTCAGATAGGGCTCCTGGAACCAGATGAGAAATGTGAGAACACCTAGGTCCCTGAAATTAAAATGGTAGAGTTGCATATTATACCTTCCAGTCAACCACAACAAATAGCTCAAGAAGAAATTATATTGCAAAAGACAGGCCAGGGGATTTGTTTTCAATGCATTTTGTTCTTTTTAATGAGCTGATATTAGAAAGTTGAGTTTCTCAATTTAACAATTAACGATTCCACTAGAATACTCTAGAGATAATAAACAGGAAAGATTTATGTAATCTTTGTTTCAGACTACCTGAAAGCAGAAGGGCGGTGGAGGAAAATCCAGCCTGCCGTTAGTCTGAAGTGTTGGCTCATCCGAAGTGATCTATTTCGAAGGATCTGATTGTGTCATCCTGCTTACTTAAGCACAGCAAGAATGAGTAGATCCACACAAGAGCTCTTCTTGAATTTTATGGTGGTTTTGATGACTGTGCTACTTATGTGGCTACTTGTTAAATCCTATCAGGAATGAGAAACTGTCTTCAATGTAAAACTATCATTTACAATAAATTGTGCCAGTCTGTCATGGCTCTGTTCCTCTTTAACCGTTCAGTGGCTACTGTCAGATAACTTAACCCAGGAAATCACTTGCTTGAATTCTTGTTTATTTTCTACTTTTCTTCTTTTGCCTAATGCCCTATTCTTACCCCCTGTAATGTATCTGAACGGGCATGTGTCATCCCTTTATGATTTAGGAGCACAATTGTGAAGAGTGAAATTCCTAACAAAGAATAAAGTCACTCCACATTGTCAGCTTTGCACTATGCATGTACACCTGTAACTGTTGGGTGCAGTGAGCTACAACTCAATACAATTTGACCATTTGTGGACCTGCATGAGATGACATGGCACTGACAATACTACCATCAAGAATGTCGTCATTATTCAAATAGAAGATTAGTGTAAATTAAGCAATATTTCTCTATGACACTTTGTAGTCTGGTACTATGGTTTATGGTCTTTCACCTGGGTCACACTATTCTGATCTGAAATCCAGAAATATGGGATGGCATATGCCCTTTGGTTCTTACAGCTACCTCTATGCTATTTTTAATATAATGTGTTGGTACATAAATGCTTTACTTATCAAATGGTACTTCAAAGAAAGTTTTGATTAAAACTGTCAATGCAAATGTACTCCCACATATAAATGGCACTACTAAATTCCAAACTGTTTCAATTTCTGTACAGTGAACAGTCTGCTTTCTACTTTTTGTTCTTTCTTGCCTTATCTTGAAATGAAAAACTTAATTGTCTTCACTTTAGAAATATTCTGTAATATTCCTTTGGCCTTGATCAATCAACTGTCACAGATTTAGGCCTTCTTAATTTCTAATTGTGGAGTTCAACATTATATTGAAGTGAATTTTCATAAGGCTAAAGATTAAATATAGCATCCCTTCATGTATCACTTTGTTGTAATTAAATATACACCCAAACTCTCTTATTGTTTTCTGTTACTTTGTTCTCTACATACCAGAACTACCTTCATCAGTACATAAAGTAGTGTCAATTTATCAACTCATTAAATTTTACCAGGCTCGGATATATTCCACAAAGTTCATATAAATGAAAAGTGAAATATAGTCCACACTTTTGTATAGAGTTTAGATGTTTTTGTAGGCCCTGATGTGTTGCAATTCCAAAATGGTACAGTAGTAACCAATGGTTAGGCCACAATGAGGATTTATGATGATAAACACTTACTATTTGCTAGCTTTATGGTTGATTTACTCACTCATACTTGTTTTGGTTAAAAAACTACCAGTTTGCTATTCTGTGGCCACATGAGGATAACTTGCCTACATTCCAGTTTCGGGGATCTCTGAGGTGGCTGATGAAGCCAGTGAGGGATCTGTAGACTCTGGCAAGAGTAGAACAGGAAGCACTTGACAGGGCAACTAGGTGGGTGGCAATGGGTGTGTCACATTCCTCCCTTCCATCCTTGGTAATAGCTTTAACCTGCCCCAGTCAAAGAAACCTGAAGTTCGGCAGCCTGAGTAGGGATTCCCATGACTGGATAGGGCAATATTACATTTTTAAGGAGGCTCTGAGAACATGTTTATTTcagtaatactgtaaatatattgtttgattaagcattctttgttgtttacgtaattcattacgaattatatataaaagtacgtgaatggcatatgtcattacaccacaATGTCGCAAGTGCCGCCTTACTAAAAAGAAATTAAGCGTACACATTTTCccaggctcctgtgtttttctttcaattagttttatgtttggaGTTATAAaccataacagtggtgatgagtaagttttaaaatgaatccGAGATGATGACCTACTTGTTGAAGTGCAGCGAGacatttgagttaaaaaaaaggcaCAGCAAATTTTTTCTTTGGAAGGGGAGAAAGAGATgttcaaattttttttaaaagtgcgGCACATTTTTTCCTtggaaggaggagaggatggttgagttaaaataatgcagaaaatggatgaaatacATGGGTTCATTAACAGaaagtactgggtgataataattttaaaaaagctaCAGTAATGATTGGCTACTTTGGAAAGATGATGCTTTTGAttacacaaaagataactggGTGTGGTGTAcagaacaaattgagcagtattttgaaggaaATGAAATAGCTGATGAGATACAAGTGCCGGTTTTGCTGAATGTAATTTGTGGAACAGCATATagtttgcttagaaatttgaCTGCTCCATCTAAGCcaaccaaaatgagctttgctgctatCATAAATGCAATGCAGGGACATTTCAAATCAAAACCATTATTGGTTGTAGAACATTTTAGGTTTCTTAAATGGAATCAAAAGGCAGGAGAGTCCATTTCATCTTATgtggctgaactgaagagattgtctaagaattgtcagttcagtaatgggcttaatgatgtactgagagattgtttagtttgtggaatcttacaagaaaacattcaaaaatggctccgaACAGaggcacaactcacatttaaaagagcaattgaaatcactgtatcaatgagAATGACAGACAGAGAAGCAACTGAGTTACTGTCAAgaatgagtgtgaacaaaattgcaatatctAAACTGAAACCTGCttagctgaacaaattgtgttaccattgtggcggggctcacatacaccagatcaatgcagatttaaaggtgaaaactgcagaaaatgcaacaaagtaggacacatacaaagagcaggtCGGAcaggcaaaaataaatggactgcacagggaagagaagaaGATAATACATAatgcatggaacttagaaaaatagagggctatgcgctagggaaattctaggcagtttccagagtaggttacatggccggcacaacattgtgggccgaaaggcctgtaatgtgttgtagatttctatgttctataataagttgcagtttcaaaaatagcactaatctgcatgctgttgatgaaaaatgtgATAGTGATGAGAGTGATGCAGAACtggatagccttgagatttaaaatgtgaaagCTAACAAGAGACAGCAATatgacttacaccagaagtgaatggcaaattaattaaaatagaattggacactgACTCGACTGTTCCAGTCATTCcacaaatgagtttgaacagcatttcaaaggtaCTAAGCTGAAGCCTGCaagtatccaactaagaacttatactggagaaaagataatgtctgtgggaatgacattcataacagtgaaatacaacacccAACAAGCCATATCAGGCTTGTATGTGGTCAAAATagaagggccagcattgtggggacgtGATGGCTGAGACAATTACAGCTTGATTGGAGATCTATCCACTATTAGCATGCCACAAAAGAGCCAACTGAAAGAAAATTAAGGAAGGTACTGAATGATGTCATAGTAGTATACAAGGATGGCATTTCAAAACTCAGACATATCAAGGGAAAGGGACTggaaaatgaaaatgccacagtcTAGTTTTATAAAGCCTGTCTGGTTCCTTATgctatctgtgataaagtagccagtgagctagatcacatggaggctgaaggatttTTTCTGAGGCTGAgaggagcccatgggcaatgccagcaGACTCAGTGGCCAAAAAGAATGTGTCTGTCAGAATTTGTGGTAatcttaaggtcaccatcaatccagtactgaaagtagatcaataccctctgcccagcatagaggatatcttttcaaacctttctggagtaaaatacttcagcaaagtggacttagctgaggcctacctacagatggagatagaaGAACTGTCCAAAGTGCTTCTCATCGTAGACACTCACATGCTATAATAGGCGTATTTTTTTGAGGAGCATccgcacctgcactctggcagaaagctatggaccaggtgataCAAGGCTCCCCAAGTACTCAGTGTTacatggatgacatcattgttacctgtgaggatgacaaggaacatctccaaactCTCAAGACagagttaaaaagattagaagattatgggcagAGAGCACCACACAAAAAGTATGAATTCTTAAAACTAAGCATCTTTTACTCTGGTCACATTATGGTGCACAAAAATTACATAagtatgctgagaaaattcaagcagtggtggatgtcccAAGGCCAAAGGTCGTGTCAcaattgtggtcctttttaggatttatcAGTTACGGTAACAGGTGTGTGCCAAACCTGGCTTCCGTGCTCCACCcttgaattcattactacagatcgggaagaaatggcaatggacaaagcagtgtgatgtGGCTtaccaaaaggtaaaggaaatggtgatgtcggacactgtactcacacattaggATTCACATTGTCCAGTGAATCTTGCCTGTGACACCTCGCCTTatggtgcagtcatgtcacgttatgagtgatggaaatgaACACCCCATAGCTTTTGCTTCACATCCCTTACCGCTGCAGaat contains the following coding sequences:
- the LOC140200188 gene encoding sarcolipin gives rise to the protein MSRSTQELFLNFMVVLMTVLLMWLLVKSYQE